A region of Arabidopsis thaliana chromosome 5, partial sequence DNA encodes the following proteins:
- a CDS encoding Chaperone DnaJ-domain superfamily protein (Chaperone DnaJ-domain superfamily protein; FUNCTIONS IN: unfolded protein binding, heat shock protein binding; INVOLVED IN: protein folding; EXPRESSED IN: 23 plant structures; EXPRESSED DURING: 15 growth stages; CONTAINS InterPro DOMAIN/s: Molecular chaperone, heat shock protein, Hsp40, DnaJ (InterPro:IPR015609), Heat shock protein DnaJ, N-terminal (InterPro:IPR001623), Heat shock protein DnaJ (InterPro:IPR003095), Heat shock protein DnaJ, conserved site (InterPro:IPR018253); BEST Arabidopsis thaliana protein match is: DNAJ heat shock family protein (TAIR:AT2G22360.1); Has 1807 Blast hits to 1807 proteins in 277 species: Archae - 0; Bacteria - 0; Metazoa - 736; Fungi - 347; Plants - 385; Viruses - 0; Other Eukaryotes - 339 (source: NCBI BLink).), translating into MQTHLLVGPIPLKGYRRFSSSSFSGDLLPPSSNPIGRDLFPHRRRHRDGKSRSYRNRSKTTITSAAFSSSSNTGGQNHYAVLGIARNATQGDIKRAYRLLARKFHPDVNKDSKAGELFKSVRCSYEVLSNEATRTQYDRALKLQENSRFHRVKRHSYTPEVEDAMKYYYTWSEKRQRSRHGRFYGHYSTYPNSHFYAETEPQEEEGVETAPDQRDSFVEALKSAFLSMFLLYTFGCLASLTFSTFTALLDKELDMGYKVGFMIAWILGGKGGILLTLCLTFASWLCGKASSSVVVLVLVAMWVGSNLARHAPLPQGALLTLLYMSIKLQVDST; encoded by the exons atgCAGACTCACCTTTTGGTGGGACCTATCCCACTCAAAGGCTACCGTCgattctcttcctcctccttctccggCGATCTCCTCCCTCCGTCGTCTAACCCTATCGGCCGAGACCTATTCCCTCACCGTCGAAGGCACCGCGACGGCAAATCTCGGAGTTACCGTAATCGCTCGAAAACGACGATTACTAGTGCTGCGTTTTCTTCAAGTTCTAATACCGGCGGGCAGAATCATTACGCTGTTTTGGGCATCGCTCGAAACGCCACACAAGGTGACATCAAGAGAGCTTATCGTTTGCTAGCTCGAAAG TTTCATCCTGATGTTAATAAGGACTCTAAAGCCGGAGAGCTATTCAAGAGTGTCCGTTGTTCCTACGAA GTACTATCTAATGAAGCTACAAGGACTCAGTACGACAGAGCACTTAAACTTCAAGAAAATTCCCGGTTCCATAGAGTGAAAAGGCACAGCTACACCCCTGAGGTTGAAGATGCCATGAAGTATTACTACACCTGGTCTGAGAAAAGACAAAGATCCAGACACGGGAGATTCTATGGACACTATTCTACATATCCAAACTCACATTTCTACGCTGAGACCGAGccgcaagaagaagaaggagtaGAAACAGCACCAGACCAGCGAGACTCATTTGTTGAAGCTCTCAAATCCGCCTTCTTATCGATGTTTCTTCTATATACATTCGGTTGCCTAGCATCTCTCACATTTAGCACATTCACAGCGTTGCTCGACAAGGAACTCGACATGGGTTACAAAGTCGGATTCATGATCGCTTGGATACTTGGCGGAAAAGGCGGTATCCTTCTTACTCTCTGCTTAACATTTGCAAGCTGGCTCTGTGGGAAAGCAAGCAGCAGCGTGGTGGTTCTTGTGTTAGTAGCAATGTGGGTTGGCTCTAATTTAGCTAGACATGCTCCTCTTCCACAAGGTGCTCTTCTCACCCTCCTCTACATGTCAATCAAACTTCAAGTCGACTCAACCTGA
- a CDS encoding H/ACA ribonucleoprotein complex, subunit Gar1/Naf1 protein (H/ACA ribonucleoprotein complex, subunit Gar1/Naf1 protein; FUNCTIONS IN: snoRNA binding, pseudouridine synthase activity, RNA binding; LOCATED IN: chloroplast thylakoid membrane, membrane; EXPRESSED IN: 14 plant structures; EXPRESSED DURING: LP.06 six leaves visible, 4 anthesis, F mature embryo stage, petal differentiation and expansion stage, E expanded cotyledon stage; CONTAINS InterPro DOMAIN/s: H/ACA ribonucleoprotein complex, subunit Gar1, eukaryote (InterPro:IPR021154), H/ACA ribonucleoprotein complex, subunit Gar1/Naf1 (InterPro:IPR007504); BEST Arabidopsis thaliana protein match is: H/ACA ribonucleoprotein complex, subunit Gar1/Naf1 protein (TAIR:AT3G03920.1); Has 1807 Blast hits to 1807 proteins in 277 species: Archae - 0; Bacteria - 0; Metazoa - 736; Fungi - 347; Plants - 385; Viruses - 0; Other Eukaryotes - 339 (source: NCBI BLink).): MRPPRGGGSFRGRGGRDNGGRGRGRGRGRGRFGGGNYDEGPPSEVVEVATFLHACEGDAVFKLSNVKIPHFNAPIYLQNKTQIGRVDEIFGPINESLFSIKMREGIVATSYSQGDKFFISPEKLLPLSRFLPQPKGQSGGRGEGRVPPRGRGPPRGRGNFRGRGAPRGASRGFQPRGGPRGGFRGRGRA; encoded by the exons atgaGACCACCACGTGGCGGCGGCAGCTTCAGGGGAAGGGGAGGAAGAGATAACGGCGGACGTGGACGTGGACGTGGACGTGGACGTGGACGCTTTGGTGGTGGTAATTATGACGAAGGACCTCCCAGCGAAGTCGTTG AAGTTGCAACTTTTCTCCATGCTTGTGAGGGAGATGCTGTGTTCAAGCTCTCCAATGTGAAAATCCCACATTTCAATGCCCCAATCTACCTACAAAACAAGACCCAGATTGGGAGAGTAGATGAAATCTTTGGTCCTATTAATGAATCT CTATTTTCTATCAAAATGAGGGAAGGTATTGTAGCTACCTCATATAGTCAAGGCGATAAGTTCTTCATTAGCCCTGAGAAGCTTTTACCTCTATCAAGATTCCTTCCTCAACCAAA GGGACAATCAGGAGGCCGTGGTGAAGGAAGAGTCCCTCCCCGTGGTAGAGGGCCTCCCCGTGGTAGAGGCAATTTCAGAGGTAGAGGTGCTCCCAGAGGTGCTAGCAGAGGGTTTCAACCAAGAGGTGGTCCTCGTGGAGGCTTCAGAGGCCGAGGGAGGGCCTAG
- the GDH1 gene encoding glutamate dehydrogenase 1 (glutamate dehydrogenase 1 (GDH1); FUNCTIONS IN: in 6 functions; INVOLVED IN: response to cadmium ion, response to salt stress, nitrogen compound metabolic process, response to absence of light; LOCATED IN: mitochondrion; EXPRESSED IN: 25 plant structures; EXPRESSED DURING: 13 growth stages; CONTAINS InterPro DOMAIN/s: Glutamate/phenylalanine/leucine/valine dehydrogenase (InterPro:IPR006095), Glutamate/phenylalanine/leucine/valine dehydrogenase, C-terminal (InterPro:IPR006096), NAD(P)-binding domain (InterPro:IPR016040), Glutamate dehydrogenase (InterPro:IPR014362), Glutamate/phenylalanine/leucine/valine dehydrogenase, dimerisation domain (InterPro:IPR006097); BEST Arabidopsis thaliana protein match is: glutamate dehydrogenase 3 (TAIR:AT3G03910.1); Has 1807 Blast hits to 1807 proteins in 277 species: Archae - 0; Bacteria - 0; Metazoa - 736; Fungi - 347; Plants - 385; Viruses - 0; Other Eukaryotes - 339 (source: NCBI BLink).) translates to MNALAATNRNFKLAARLLGLDSKLEKSLLIPFREIKVECTIPKDDGTLASFVGFRVQHDNARGPMKGGIRYHPEVDPDEVNALAQLMTWKTAVAKIPYGGAKGGIGCDPSKLSISELERLTRVFTQKIHDLIGIHTDVPAPDMGTGPQTMAWILDEYSKFHGYSPAVVTGKPIDLGGSLGRDAATGRGVMFGTEALLNEHGKTISGQRFVIQGFGNVGSWAAKLISEKGGKIVAVSDITGAIKNKDGIDIPALLKHTKEHRGVKGFDGADPIDPNSILVEDCDILVPAALGGVINRENANEIKAKFIIEAANHPTDPDADEILSKKGVVILPDIYANSGGVTVSYFEWVQNIQGFMWEEEKVNDELKTYMTRSFKDLKEMCKTHSCDLRMGAFTLGVNRVAQATILRGWGA, encoded by the exons atgaatGCTTTAGCAGCAACAAACAGAAACTTCAAGTTAGCTGCTAGGCTTCTTGGTCTGGATTCTAAGCTCGAGAAAAGTCTTCTCATCCCCTTCCGAGAAATCAAG GTGGAATGTACCATACCGAAAGACGATGGTACACTAGCATCATTCGTTGGGTTCAGAGTTCAACACGACAATGCAAGAGGTCCCATGAAAGGTGGAATCAGATATCATCCTGAG GTTGATCCGGATGAAGTGAACGCATTGGCTCAGCTCATGACATGGAAAACAGCAGTGGCTAAGATTCCTTACGGAGGAGCTAAAGGAGGGATTGGTTGTGATCCTAGCAAGCTCAGTATCTCCGAGCTCGAGCGGTTGACTCGAGTTTTCACTCAGAAGATTCATGATCTCATTGGGATTCATACTGATGTTCCAGCTCCAGATATGGGCACTGGTCCTCAG ACAATGGCTTGGATTCTTGATGAATACTCTAAGTTTCATGGATACTCGCCTGCAGTTGTGACTGGAAAACCCATT GATCTTGGTGGATCGCTAGGGAGAGACGCGGCTACTGGAAGAGGAGTGATGTTTGGTACCGAAGCTTTGCTTAACGAGCACGGAAAGACCATATCAGGGCAGCGTTTTGTCATCCAG GGATTTGGTAATGTGGGTTCTTGGGCGGCAAAGCTGATAAGTGAAAAGGGTGGGAAGATTGTTGCCGTGAGTGACATTACCGgagcaatcaagaacaaggATGGTATCGATATCCCGGCCTTGCTCAAGCATACTAAAGAACACAGAGGTGTCAAAGGGTTTGATGGTGCAGATCCGATCGATCCAAACTCCATACTGGTTGAGGATTGTGATATCCTCGTCCCTGCAGCACTTGGTGGTGTCATCAACAG GGAGAATGCGAATGAGATTAAAGCAAAGTTCATCATAGAAGCAGCTAATCATCCAACTGATCCGGACGCGGATGAG ATCCTAAGTAAGAAAGGTGTGGTTATTCTCCCGGACATATATGCAAACTCTGGAGGAGTCACTGTAAGTTACTTCGAATGGGTTCAG AACATTCAAGGCTTTATGTGGGAGGAAGAGAAGGTGAACGATGAGCTAAAGACTTACATGACTCGCTCTTTCAAGGACTTGAAAGAGATGTGCAAAACTCACTCTTGCGATCTCCGGATGGGAGCTTTCACACTCGGTGTTAATCGTGTGGCTCAAGCTACCATTCTCAGAGGCTGGGGAGCTTAA
- a CDS encoding Methyltransferase-related protein (Methyltransferase-related protein; FUNCTIONS IN: molecular_function unknown; INVOLVED IN: biological_process unknown; LOCATED IN: endomembrane system; EXPRESSED IN: 24 plant structures; EXPRESSED DURING: 15 growth stages; BEST Arabidopsis thaliana protein match is: unknown protein (TAIR:AT5G14602.1); Has 1807 Blast hits to 1807 proteins in 277 species: Archae - 0; Bacteria - 0; Metazoa - 736; Fungi - 347; Plants - 385; Viruses - 0; Other Eukaryotes - 339 (source: NCBI BLink).), translated as MCPMRFLLVFFSAVLAGYFAWKTVSSSPEFDSPDELNEKQELNLKKKMENGFWVFVDMASGRYLWRNLKEMREKSQ; from the exons atgtgtcCGATGAGGTTCTTATTGGTGTTCTTCTCAGCTGTACTCGCCGGATATTTCGCATGGAAGACGGTGAGTTCTTCGCCGGAATTCGATTCACCGGACGAATTGAATGAGAAACAAGAACTCAATCTCAAAAAG AAGATGGAGAATGGGTTTTGGGTGTTCGTCGATATGGCTAGCGGAAGATACCTTTGGAGGAATCTCAAGGAAATGAGAGAGAAATCtcaatga
- a CDS encoding F-box and associated interaction domains-containing protein (F-box and associated interaction domains-containing protein; CONTAINS InterPro DOMAIN/s: F-box domain, cyclin-like (InterPro:IPR001810), F-box domain, Skp2-like (InterPro:IPR022364), F-box associated domain, type 3 (InterPro:IPR013187), F-box associated interaction domain (InterPro:IPR017451); BEST Arabidopsis thaliana protein match is: F-box and associated interaction domains-containing protein (TAIR:AT4G09190.1); Has 1807 Blast hits to 1807 proteins in 277 species: Archae - 0; Bacteria - 0; Metazoa - 736; Fungi - 347; Plants - 385; Viruses - 0; Other Eukaryotes - 339 (source: NCBI BLink).) has product MDKQDEKKQGTTKSSSTLTTRCSHGNHISQSNSIPLDITIEILSRLPAKSIVRSRSVSKLWSSITTTPEFIKHRSKKTSPPCVLLIFRKHDKLIVFSSPQHQNTYSHVQDYHIEIPKNGFIRRLDSVHGLICLEGSKQLVICNPTLKRFFPLPEPQGTGDEYNVGGFLGYEPIEGKYKALCIVRGWNTQVLTLEIQESWRVTKPGYTHWPTKDTGRCINGVIYYKAIIFDRVPRHVIFGFDLRYEEFTHIEFPMRNYDRFLMVSYEGRLALISSTSSVVEIWSLEDAGNRKWSYEQFHLCLPPNTSLKGVIDAGELIYTGFSLNRSFCVVYFDPKKNNIRETKFQGIADNQIWQPDRLGFDLVNDFYVLPNHIESFISF; this is encoded by the coding sequence ATGGACAAACAAGACGAGAAGAAGCAGGgaacaacaaaatcttcatctACATTGACGACAAGATGCTCACATGGTAATCACATATCTCAGTCAAACTCGATTCCTCTCGACATAACCATTGAGATACTCTCAAGACTTCCTGCGAAATCAATCGTCAGATCTCGCTCCGTCTCTAAGCTCTGGTCGTCCATTACCACCACACCAGAGTTCATCAAGCATCGGTCCAAGAAGACATCACCACCTTGTGTTCTACTAATCTTCCGAAAACACGACAAGCTGATCGTTTTCTCGTCTCCCCAACACCAGAATACTTATTCTCATGTGCAAGATTATCACATTGAAATCCCCAAGAATGGTTTCATCCGTCGTCTTGATTCCGTCCACGGTTTGATCTGCTTAGAAGGTTCTAAACAGCTCGTGATTTGTAACCCTACTTTGAAACGATTCTTCCCTTTACCTGAGCCTCAAGGCACCGGTGACGAATACAACGTAGGAGGGTTTCTGGGATATGAACCGATAGAGGGTAAATACAAAGCATTGTGCATTGTCAGAGGATGGAACACTCAAGTTCTTACATTGGAAATTCAAGAATCATGGAGAGTAACCAAACCTGGCTATACACATTGGCCTACTAAAGATACTGGACGATGCATTAATGGAGTTATCTACTATAAAGCTATTATATTTGATAGGGTTCCAAGGCATGTTATATTTGGCTTTGATCTCAGATATGAAGAGTTTACACATATTGAGTTTCCGATGCGTAATTATGACCGCTTTCTTATGGTATCTTATGAGGGAAGGTTGGCTTTGATAAGTTCCACTAGCTCTGTTGTTGAAATCTGGAGTTTGGAGGATGCAGGGAATCGAAAATGGTCGTATGAACAGTTTCATTTATGTCTTCCTCCCAACACAAGTCTGAAGGGTGTTATTGATGCTGGTGAGCTTATTTACACAGGATTTAGTTTGAATAGATCGTTCTGTGTTGTGTATTTTGATcctaagaaaaacaatatcagaGAAACCAAGTTTCAAGGAATTGCGGATAACCAGATTTGGCAACCTGATAGACTTGGATTTGATCTTGTGAATGACTTTTATGTATTACCAAATCACATTGAGAGTTTCATCTCGTTTTAA
- a CDS encoding Protein kinase family protein (Protein kinase family protein; FUNCTIONS IN: protein serine/threonine kinase activity, protein kinase activity, kinase activity, ATP binding; INVOLVED IN: protein amino acid phosphorylation; LOCATED IN: cellular_component unknown; EXPRESSED IN: 24 plant structures; EXPRESSED DURING: 15 growth stages; CONTAINS InterPro DOMAIN/s: Protein kinase, ATP binding site (InterPro:IPR017441), Protein kinase, catalytic domain (InterPro:IPR000719), Serine/threonine-protein kinase-like domain (InterPro:IPR017442), Protein kinase-like domain (InterPro:IPR011009), Serine/threonine-protein kinase, active site (InterPro:IPR008271); BEST Arabidopsis thaliana protein match is: Protein kinase family protein (TAIR:AT3G03940.1); Has 1807 Blast hits to 1807 proteins in 277 species: Archae - 0; Bacteria - 0; Metazoa - 736; Fungi - 347; Plants - 385; Viruses - 0; Other Eukaryotes - 339 (source: NCBI BLink).) — translation MPELRSGARRLRQPSPQVTGQADNIELPPQPVTRRRGGGGRGRGNAKGAAPPRPAGGVGRGRGIRLIDLEAEPCEVRPAVGEPAFNQVEAVAEKDIAMEGGSAEKVVGVEEDSSTAPVPERVQVGNSPVYKTERKLGKGGFGQVFVGRRVSGGSDRIGADAIEVALKFEHRNSKGCNFGPPYEWQVYNTLNGCYGVPAVHHKGRQGDFYILVMDMLGPSLWDVWNSSGQSMSPNMVACIAVESISILEKLHMKGFVHGDVKPENFLLGQPGTADEKKLYLIDLGLASKWKDSHSGQHVEYDQRPDVFRGTIRYASVHAHLGRTGSRRDDLESLAYTLIFLLKGRLPWQGYQGDNKSFLVCKKKMSTSPELMCCFCPPPFKLFLEAVTNMKFDEEPNYAKLISIFDSLIEQCALSRPIKIDGALKVGQKRGRMLLNLDEDEQPKKKIRIGSPACQWISVYNARRPMKQRYHYNVADSRLHQHVQKGNEDGLLISCVASAANLWALIMDAGTGFTSQVYELSTVFLHKDWIMEQWEKNYYISSIAGSDNGNSLVVMSKGTSYTQQSYKVSDSFPFKWINKKWKEDFHVTSMTTAGNRWGVVMSRNSGYSDQVVELDFLYPSDGIHRRWESGYRITSMAATADQAAFILSVPKRKMMDETQETLRTTAFPSTHVKEKWAKNLYIASICFGRTVC, via the exons ATGCCAGAGTTAAGAAGTGGAGCACGTAGATTGAGACAACCTAGCCCTCAGGTGACTGGTCAGGCGGATAATATTGAACTTCCTCCTCAGCCTGTAACAAGGAGAAGAGGCGGTGGTGGTAGAGGAAGGGGAAACGCCAAAGGTGCTGCACCTCCAAGACCAGCTGGTGGTGTCGGTAGGGGTCGAGGCATCAGATTAATAGATTTAGAGGCAGAACCTTGTGAAGTTCGTCCAGCAGTAGGTGAACCTGCTTTTAATCAAGTTGAAGCGGTAGCTGAAAAGGATATTGCTATGGAAGGTGGTAGCGCAGAGAAGGTAGTTGGTGTGGAAGAAGATTCTAGCACAGCTCCAGTCCCTGAAAGG GTACAAGTTGGAAATTCTCCTGTATATAAGACTGAGAGGAAACTCGGTAAAGGAGGCTTTGGTCAAGTTTTTGTTGGTAGAAGGGTGAGTGGTGGCAGCGATAGGATTGGGGCCGATGCAATTGAG GTGGCCCTGAAATTTGAGCATCGAAATAGCAAAGGATGCAATTTTGGTCCACCTTACGAGTGGCAAGTGTACAA TACCCTCAATGGTTGCTATGGAGTTCCTGCGGTACATCATAAGGGTCGTCAAGGAGATTTTTACATTCTT GTCATGGACATGCTTGGTCCGAGTCTCTGGGATGTTTGGAATTCTTCGGGGCAATC GATGTCTCCAAACATGGTAGCCTGCATTGCAGTTGAGTCCATATCTATTCTTGAGAAACTTCATATGAAAGG GTTTGTCCACGGAGATGTGAAGCCGGAAAACTTTTTACTCGGTCAACCAGGAACAGCAGATGAGAAAAAACTCTACCTTATCGATCTTGGTCTGG CATCTAAATGGAAAGATTCACACTCAGGCCAGCATGTTGAATATGATCAAAGACCTGATGTGTTCAG GGGAACGATAAGGTATGCAAGTGTTCATGCACACCTAGGTCGAACTGGAAGTAGGAGAGATGATCTGGAGTCGCTGGCttatactttaatttttcttttgaagggAAGATTGCCATGGCAAGGATATCAG GGTGACAACAAGAGCTTTCTTGTTTGCAAGAAAAAGATGTCAACTTCTCCTGAATTGATGTGCTGTTTTTGTCCACCCCCGTTTAAGCTCTTCCTCGAGGCAGTTACAAACATGAAGTTTGACGAAGAGCCCAACTATGCAAAGCTTATTTCGATTTTTGATTCTCTTATTGAACAATGTGCACTATCTAGACCAATTAAAATTGATGGTGCTCTTAAG GTTGGGCAAAAACGAGGAAGAATGCTTCTTAATTTGGATGAGGATGAAcagccaaagaagaaaatcagaatTGGCAGTCCTGCTTGTCAGTGGATCTCAGTCTATAATGCTCGTCGTCCCATGAAACAGAG ATATCACTACAACGTTGCAGACTCAAGGTTGCATCAGCATGTACAGAAGGGTAATGAGGATGGCCTTTTAATTAGCTGTGTAGCATCAGCAGCTAATCTCTGGGCCCTCATAATGGATGCTGGGACTGGATTCACCTCTCAAGTTTATGAATTGTCAACTGTCTTCCTTCACAAG GACTGGATTATGGAACAATGGGAAAAGAACTACTATATCAGTTCCATAGCTGGTTCAGATAACGGGAACTCATTAGTTGTTATGTCAAAAG GAACGTCTTATACTCAGCAATCTTACAAAGTCAGCGACTCTTTTCCTTTCAAGTGGATAAACaagaaatggaaagaagaTTTCCATGTAACCTCCATGACAACTGCTGGGAATCGTTGGGGTGTGGTAATGTCGAGGAATTCTGGCTACTCTGATCAG GTCGTGGAGCTCGACTTTTTGTACCCAAGCGATGGAATACATAGGAGGTGGGAAAGTGGGTATAGGATAACATCAATGGCAGCAACTGCAGATCAAGCAGCTTTCATATTAAGCGTACCAAAACGTAAAATGATGGATGAAACTCAAGAGACTCTTCGCACCACCGCCTTTCCAAGCACTCATGTCAAG GAAAAATGGGCGAAAAATCTGTACATTGCATCAATATGCTTTGGGAGGACAGTTTGCTGA